One window of Pyrus communis chromosome 12, drPyrComm1.1, whole genome shotgun sequence genomic DNA carries:
- the LOC137709962 gene encoding uncharacterized protein: protein MIAVCNHDSYFVQKKNVFGAMVLIPEQKITAALWMLAYGASADQVDKITRIGKSTILESLMRFCRAIESIYTAEYLRKPTDMDLQMLLKKGEMRGFPGMIGSIDCMHWMWKICPSAWQGTYGDKK, encoded by the coding sequence atgattgctgtttgcaaccatgattcttactttgtgcaaaagaagaaTGTTTTTGGTGCTATGGTTCTCATTCcagagcaaaaaattactgctgccttatggatgcttgcatatggagcatctgcagaccaagtggataaGATAACGAGGAtagggaaatcaaccattcttgagtccctgatgaggttttgcagagcaatcgaatctatctacactgCGGAGTACCTCCGGAAACCTACTGACATGgacttgcaaatgcttttgaaGAAGGGCGAGATGAgaggttttcctgggatgattggaagcattgattgtatgcactggatgTGGAAAATTTGTCCAAGCGCATGGCAAGGCACTTATGGGGAcaaaaaatga